From the genome of Phoenix dactylifera cultivar Barhee BC4 unplaced genomic scaffold, palm_55x_up_171113_PBpolish2nd_filt_p 000143F, whole genome shotgun sequence:
acataacataaattaatacataaatatacgatatagtataatattattgtaatataaaataatgttatgttaatatagcataatagtaatataattattagagtaaattaatatttggtaatataacataatattaaattatttaacataacatattaatgtattatgatataatgtaatttatattatatttatagtataatacaataataaaagtataaaatattataattattagtataaattaatttctcataatataacataatattaaattatttaaaataacatattaatgtattataatgtaatgtaagataatataatataatatttatagtataatacaataataaaggtataaaatattataattattagtattaattaattttccataatataacataatattaaattatttaaaataatatattaatgtattataatgtaatgtaatataatataatatttatagtataatacaataataaaggtataaaatattataattattagtattaattaattttccataatataacataatattaaattatttaaaataatatattaatgtattataatgtaatgtaatataatataatatttatagtataatacaataataaaggtataaaatattataattattagtataaattaatttctcataatataacataatattaaattatttaaaataacatattaatgtattataatgtaatgtaatataatataatatttatagtataatacaataataaaggtataaaatattataattattagtataaattaatttttcattaaataacataatattaaattatttaaaataacatattaatgtattataatgtaatgtaatataatataatatttatagtataatacaataataaaggtataaaatattttaattattagtataaattaatttttcataatataacataatattaaattatttaaaataacatattaatgtattataatgtaatataatataatataatatttatagtataatacaataataaaggtataaaatattataattattagtataaattaatttttcataatataacataatattaaattatttaacataacatattaatgtattatgatataacgtattataatattatatttatagtaggtGATAACGTATTATGGTATCTCTCTAACAATTTTTCTagttaggtgataaaattgattaaatgatTACTAGATGTTTAGACGAGAATCACATAGATGAAAAATTATTTAGCATATTCTACGTGCATACTTTAATAAGGCTTGGAATATACTTCATATAGCCTGGCACACAGTTTAGCCTTTCTAACACACAATTAAGGATTGGACACAATTAATCTAGCATGGTATACATATATCTTAGCACATAGTTAATCAAGGATTGCACATAGTTAATATCCATCCTCTCTAACTTTATCTTGTTCATACTTTTTTACATTGTTGACGTAGTAGCAACAAAAATACAACGAACATTCATGTTTGgtcaaatacaaaataaaacaacatGTGGAATTGCACTGCACTCAGAAGTCAACGAGCTATAAGTTGAGAAGCAATATGATCACGCAGAATATCCATCTTACGGTTACCCAATATTTGGCTTTGCTCTGCACTCAGTTCTTCCTGTGGTTCATTAATCTCTAAACAATCAGAAGGGAGTAGATCCTCATTATCATCATAAGGCTGAAACTCCAAATCTTTGATTGCATGATTTCTAATAAAATTATGAATAGCCATGGAAGCCACCACAATTTGGACTTGTTTATGATAAGAAAAGTTGGGCATGGTACTCAACATTCTCCATCTACTTTTCCAGCATCCGAATGTCCTCTCAATAGTGCATCTCAGGGAGGAATGTGCATGATTAAAGATTTCATGCATACCCTTTGGTTGACTTCCACGTCGAAAATCTGGTAAATGATACCTCTCCCCTTTGTAAGGCCCCATATATCCCAACATGTGAGGATATCCTGCATCCACCAAATAATATTTacctgcatatatatatatatatgagttagtattttaatatatttaatgaaagttaaaaaagtatacttgcgatcataatatatttaattaatatgcatacgtctatattataatatatttaattaaaatgcaTACCTCTAGGTGGGTGTGGAAATTGGAGCTCTTTTTTGTGTATAGCATCTAAAAAAATACGAGTATCATGAGCAGTACCTTCCCATCCAGCACAAACAAAAGTGAAACGCATATCAAAATCACAACAAGCCATAACATTTTGTGTAGGAATCCCTTTTCGGCCAATATATGGTACTTGTTTGGATGGAGAAATTTTCACTGGTATATGGGTGCCATCAATTGCTCCAATGCAGTCCTTAAAATAAGGCCACCAACGATGATCATCGCGGATTTTACTTGGaatatttttgaactctttatcCAGCGGGCTAATAATATCCTTGGACATCCTTAAAACAGCATTTAAAACATGGGTGAAATATCTACTAACTGTTTCTCCGGAATGTTGAAATCTTTCTTGAACCATCCTATTCCCAAACCCATgtcctagaatcatcaaaaacatagacACCAGCTCCTCAACAGGAATATATCTAGAAGCCTTTAAACCATATTTGATTTTCAATTCCATGCACAGATTAATAAATACATGTTTTTCCATTTGAAATTGTTGTTGGCATCTATATGGATTGCCATGTAAAATTTCTGATACAAACTTGTATCCGGTTTGATAAGAGGTCCTACAAGGCTCCTTTTCAATATATTTTGTGTAATATTCAGTAACCATACCAACAGTTGCAGTTAGTAGAATATTATAATTATCATCATCAACTATCTCATCTTCACTGGAATAATTCTCCTCAGAACTATTGTCAATGCTGCCCATACCTGTAGAAAACATattatgcaaaaaataaaacatctgtagcaaataaaacaaatgatatataaacatataatgCAAATACATATAATATCACAAAATCATAACATCTATAATATCCATAAAATCAATAGCATCCACGATACATTATCCAAGAGATACCACAAATACATATAGTCCATCATCATTCTATAATAGAAGTTCATAATTAAAACTACAAAACATATTGCCATAATAGTACGTCAACAACTACTTATGTAAGTTTGACATTCGCTTGAGCCATTCAATTCGAAGATTGGTATCTCGGAGTGCCATAAACATCTCTCGATGTTCTCTTTTAAGGAGCACCTCAGCAGCAATCAAAAGCAGTTCAGGTTGTGCTACCATCTCAGACATCATATGCACTACGTCCATCACCTCATCGATACTACGTCCAGGTTTATCAATCATCTTGGATGGCACTGTACTTTTCTTCTCCACTGCATCAATAAGACGACTCAATTGCTGAGATAGTTGTGCAGCACCCCCAACCTTCTTGCATTTCTTATCATGCAAAGTAGAGCTaactcttttctttcctctctcttggATAGCATCAGATGCAAGAGTAAGGTTAACATTAAAATTATCAGTGGGAACATCATCAATTTTATACTCAATCATATGATGGTCCTCATCTGAGTCACCTAAGCCCTCAAATGTATCATTATTAACCCCATCCAACCTCTCATATACTTCAATTGTGTCCTCAACATCCTCCTGCACCAGTAAAGCTGGTGCCCAGGCCCCCTCCCCAGTGGCACTAGTACCTCTAAATAACCTATCCAATTTTATGGCATGTTGTAGACCACGTTCTCGAAACTTAGCTGCATCAGGAATCTCCTGCAAGTTAACAATATATAGTTGTCAATAGTAGTTTATAGGTTAGTATAAAAAATCTTACAAATATTAAACTAGTGGCACGTGTACctgcaattttttttcccacCATGCATCTGGTGCATCTATTGTATTTCTAACAGGATCCCATCCAAGTCCTGTTTCCTTTCCCACCAATTTCATCCAAATGCTCTAATTTGCTTTCAGGTTATCCcacttatttttaaattttttgtagtCATATTGATTTCCAGTCTTCTCAttgaatttcttaattatattgGCCCACCCTAACCTATTGAAATGTGTTCCTGGGCGATTACCAGCTTCAACTTCACCAATACATATATCGATAAACTCCTCTATCAATTTTTCATTCCAAAtggccttcctcttcttctcatctTGGGTTGATGGACCAGCAAGGGTATGTTGGCTCTTCTTAGACATTTGTTCTTCTTACAATGCAACAACAAAGACATGAAACATTTTGTCAATCATAAGTCATGATTTCATCCATATGAATAAAACACCTTGTAAAGCATATTAGAAAAACAATGAGATATTAGACAAGGCATGCAATAAGAGGCAATTATTTGATAGAACTATAAGCATTTTCACCAGCTTGCACAGTTCTTAAATGGATCTCAGGCTTTACTGGTTTCGTCTATGTTCTTGACCATTTTTGGTCAAGCTAGtcttcttaatagaactctatgtctaatgaatgtCAATTATTTGATAGAATCAAGGATTTGATGGATGGCTATTATGATACTAAATAAAGAAATTGCCATTACCATGTATAAACTTACTCTTCCCATTCCTAACTAGGTAGCAGCATTTTTTCCATGATCTCAGGAAAATTTTGCCTACGTACCATGAtctcctttctttttaaatttcaacTTCCAGATCTTGTAGGACTCTCTTTCTATTGGAAATAAGATCAGATTAATAGGaacatttattaccttatttatCTCCAGTATCTCGATTTTATATTGTAAATCCATTAGCACCTACAGGTTCTTTCCTTTTAGCTCTCAGAACATGCTCATATGATTCTgtaataaatatgaaaattgATTATTTCTGAAGGAATAAAAGTAATAGCGCACCGAGATTTCTCTTAAAAAAATTGTGAGATTGTTTGGAAATTCCCAATGCTCGGATCATGAAGACTAAAGTTTGAATCATGTAATGGTTACGTTGTATGCACATTATTTGTCAGATTAATAAGGTCCAGGGGGCATGTCTCATAATTACGATCGAGATGAATGAGAGGGATGGCATCAGTAAACTATTTCACTAAATTAGAAAACCTGTGCCTAACTGCACTATAAACCTGTGCCTAACTGCACTTTGTTGCTTGCACTAACTACGCTCAGGCCAAAACATATTACATTGTCAAGTTCCCAATATTAGCCAAATACGATGTTGAGTACCCAATATCTTCTTGGCAATATTGGAAGTATTAGTAACAATAGTATGCACCACTAAAATGACAATAAGGTGTAAGATCTTTTAATTAAAACATGCTTCAATATTCATCAAATGTCCATTCTTGGAATCACTAGCAGTGAATTTTGTTGAAGAATGACAATGTAAGTAGTAATTTGGACTTTAAGTCAAAAGTATaagcataaaatattttggCTAATTAAGAATAAAAGGAGTATTCTTACTTCTTAAAGCTTCAAAGTGCAATGGAGATTGCAAATTTCTGAGCCACTAGGTGATAGTACCTGACAGAAAATGATCCAATCATAAGTTAGAAGGCAACAATAATATTACCAAACTCCATTaaaattctaaatacaaatctatCTTTCTCTCTGTAACAGAGAGAGGAAAAACTTGGTCCACccgaagagagaggaaaaatttGGTCCACCCGAACCATAGAGGGAAATCTCTCTCTGTAACAGAGATTTCTCTctctgttctctctctctctccctctgtaACAGAGAGGGAAAAGAGCTCGCCGTCCACCAGAACTCCCTCCCTGCAACAGAGGGAGGATCTCGCGGTCCACCGTGGACCGCGAGATCATTAAGCGTACAGAGAGAGGATCTCTCTGTGTTATAGAGAGAGATCCTCTCTCTCTGTTACAGAGAGATCCTCTCTCTCTGTAACAGAGAGAGATCCTCTCTCTCTGTAAGGGGAGGCACCGTGGACCGTGGTGGTGCGGTCCACGGTGTCGCGGCTTGAGCATGGACCGAGGATCTCTCTGTAACAGAGAGAGATCCTCCCTCTGTCTCACCCGTGGACCGCGAGAGAGGAGGCATCGTGGACCGCAATGCTGCGGTCCACGGTGTCGCGGCTACAGCCTGGACCGCGATGCCGTGGTCCAGGGGTGGTTCTTCGTGGTCCATAATCGAGGAGGACGGGCCGCGAggtgatgattaaaaaaaaaaaaaacaacacattGATTTTGAAAGGTGCAGAGaaggattaaattttttttattctaaaatGTTGTTCAAggaatgcatacaaaaattaaaaaaaaaataccttctCTTACGGAAAGAactctgacggctagggttcttggctcaaccagattttttaggtttataaaggggcaAGCTATGTAATTATTAGATTTTAAtgggggcatttttgtcaaaaatagagctttccgaaaaagctgaaacagcttccttccaaaagctccaaattggagcttctgccaaaaagctgttttcagcttcccgcaaaagctgaaacagcttcttggaaattttaccaaacacacttttttccccaaaagtacttttggagggccaaaaagtgctttttggctctccaaaagctcccccaaacagggcctaagagtCTAGGCCCATCTCCATGAGAAGGTAACCTTCCTGCAGCATCATCCTGTTTTGCCAGCATATTTTTACTGCATGAATATATTGACTCTAGCCTTGAAGGCCTTGCTTGTATCCAATTTTCTCTTTGAGGTTTGCTTCTtgaatttttctactttattcgctatgttttattaaatttgTTGCCCCTTAGTTTTCATGCCTGTTATGTCATCCATGATTTATCTAATTCATTTGTTTTCTCAGCAAATATtgaaatttatctttttttcaCTCTTCTGGTAAAACAGGAATCCACTTTTCTCATCATCATTTTTGTGCTTCTGCAGCCTCCTCCACCAGTTAATGATACAAATCCATACAATGTATTTAGACCAAGGGAAAAAGCTCACCGGCTTCATGCAAGAAGGGTAAGCAGCATAGTTTAAATATTCATTTGCAATGTTCACTGATTTCCAAGGAAATCATGTGGTATCGTCTAAATGTTCCCATTTAACATGCACAAAACTAAACCCCAAAAAAGAGTTTTGAGGTCATTTTTCACTAATATGTTTTCAATTTGTTCAGATGCAAAGGCGGGAGAACAATGTGCAATCCTTTGAAAAACTTCGCCGGGTGAAGACtacttttttccttcttgtgGCACATTGCTTAATGACAATATTGCTCATGAACTTTTACCCTTTACTTTATGAGTTAGTTGCTGCTTTTGGTCTTTGACATTGTGGATTTATTTTAGTCAAGGTTTGCCATACCACCCTGTATCGCCCTGTACGGGGCGTGTTGTACCGTACTGGGAGAAAATCGGTACGAAACATACATTCAAGTTAGTACAAACTCTGTATCATCTGTACCGAAGTGTGTACCGGTCCGTACTGAGATGTAACgagataaaaattgagaaaattgGTAAGAAAGCTATTTCGGTATAGAGATGTACCGTATCAAACCGATAAAGTACCGATAAGGTACTGATATGGTATCTGGTACCAAGATTGCAGACCTTGATTTTAGCTGTAACTGTTATAGCTAGTATGGCCTGCTTAATTGGTCATTCTACTGCCTATTATAACTTAGTCAGGATATCATGAGTCACTAATTTCAGTGCTTTATGTTGGTGTTGATCTGTGTTTTTTATCACGAGGTAAAGATGCAGCTTCCCAACCAATGCCTGCTTGATATAAATGTTGTGTGGGTGTATTTGCAAGGCATGACAAAGAAGAAAGCTGTGTAGAATCTACCACTAAAGATATATTGTTCAGTTTATGACTTGTAAAATCTGTTAAATCTCATCACTTCAGAACAAACCATAATATCATGAAAAATTTAAGACATTGTCTATTCAATTCAAAGGGACTCCTGTCAGCTTGCAATTATTTCATGACTCTTcagaatttatttaataaacttCTAAAACTACACCatgttaataaataaaaatattagagaAGGCATATGACCTTGGACTTTCAGCCTACCTTTTCTACAGCTTAACTTATAATGAATCAagagaatcaaaaaaaaaaggaacaaagcTGTGTAGCTTAATTTCAATCATGTTTTAGGTCTCAACATAAGAACTAGAATTAAAAGTTCCTAAATTTCCATTTAAGGAattatgaaaattataatttgttaattgaaaaataaatttcaggTGATGGAACAATATAATGATTTTCCAGCTATGCCTCTTAACAAGGTGTTTGCCTCCAATAATTGGCtgctttattttttatatcagaTTCCTTTTCATAACTTATTTGTTTATTTCGTTGCACCATGAACTTGCATGAgaccttttaatgctttgaagaatCATACAGAGATATTCATATGGGCAATGTAATCTTGATGCACACCCATCATTTCTTCATATGGTTGCAATTTTGATTGATTGAAATAATCTCCAATTATTTCTTTCATTGGTCTTGTTTTGATATTTTATATTTCTCTTAGTTTCAGTGCTAGTGGTTGGATATTAACATTCATGTCCAATAATAGCATCACAAATACTGGCATTTTtcatcatcaagatatccacTATCTGTGCACATGTTTATAgcattaaataaatatataataaatttaattagTTCTGATGTTCAAAGTTAAATCTTCAGGTCAGGTGCAACTTGGATCATGCAAGGACAGTATTGGAGGCTTTGATTGAGGTTTAGTTTCAATTATTAATTTACTGTTCTCAAGTTAATAAACTTTTAATTATGCAACCCCACAAAATTCAGCTTCTCTATGACACTTTTGTATGTAGAGGGAAGAGAAGAAGCAAGAGGTCATGGAGAGTGAGGTCAGccttcaaaggattcaaatcaaATATAAGGTATACCTCTTCTTGTGtatttttcttgctttctcCAATTTGATCGGTCTTTATAGTTTAAAGTAACAGAGTAACacctcttttattttcttccaaCAATAATACTTTCATCACAAACAGTTTATGGACAATGGCTGAAGAGTTGAAATTTTAGTGCCCAGCCACTTGTTTCTGAACTAGGGtttcatttttagttttatgaTAATACATATTTCCCAAGACTATAGTTCCATATTGTCTGTCAAGAAGTCTAAAGTAACTGCAGTATTTCATATGGGCTAATACATGTATTCTGTTATTGATCCTTCATTGTCGATAACATGATTTACATTTGTATGGTGGCTGATGAACAAAATATAATTGGAATCTTTTGCTCACCTTTTATGCTTTTGGTCTTTGTTTTGCTGTATCATTATTTTTAGGTGGAGCTGCTATTTGTTGATTTAGCTTGGCAATATTTGATTGTGAGTGAATGCAACTACCTTTTGGAGAAAAAAGGTCAGGAATTCCTCATCTCTGTAAATTTTGATTCCGAGTGAGGGAATAATACTGCAAAGATTCTTGGAAGGAAGAGGTTTATAACATCTGAAAAGGTCTAAAGGACACCAGGTGCTGATTGTGAGTGCCTTTATTTAGTTTTACGAGTGCAGTTGAATTACGAGAACATTGAGAGATTGGAATCTTATGGACCCATGCAATGGAAAGACTTCTCTTGATTATCATGTTTGGCTTGTGAGATTGAGTTGAGACTCAAGGCTTGAGTGAGGTGCAGAATTGCATCAGCATTTAGTTCATATTCCAAATATTACATTCTGCACTACAATCTGCCTTTCACTTTTGATGGCACTGGAAGATTCGCTCATGTCATTTCTGGATGGCATCAATCAACACGATAGTAACAAGCTGGTTCCATCATGTAGCAGTACTTTGGGTAGACAAGTGGAG
Proteins encoded in this window:
- the LOC120104936 gene encoding L10-interacting MYB domain-containing protein-like isoform X3, with amino-acid sequence MKLVGKETGLGWDPVRNTIDAPDAWWEKKLQEIPDAAKFRERGLQHAIKLDRLFRGTSATGEGAWAPALLVQEDVEDTIEVYERLDGVNNDTFEGLGDSDEDHHMIEYKIDDVPTDNFNVNLTLASDAIQERGKKRVSSTLHDKKCKKVGGAAQLSQQLSRLIDAVEKKSTVPSKMIDKPGRSIDEVMDVVHMMSEMVAQPELLLIAAEVLLKREHREMFMALRDTNLRIEWLKRMSNLHK
- the LOC120104936 gene encoding protein ALP1-like isoform X1; translated protein: MYLHYMFIYHLFYLLQMFYFLHNMFSTGMGSIDNSSEENYSSEDEIVDDDNYNILLTATVGMVTEYYTKYIEKEPCRTSYQTGYKFVSEILHGNPYRCQQQFQMEKHVFINLCMELKIKYGLKASRYIPVEELVSMFLMILGHGFGNRMVQERFQHSGETVSRYFTHVLNAVLRMSKDIISPLDKEFKNIPSKIRDDHRWWPYFKDCIGAIDGTHIPVKISPSKQVPYIGRKGIPTQNVMACCDFDMRFTFVCAGWEGTAHDTRIFLDAIHKKELQFPHPPRGKYYLVDAGYPHMLGYMGPYKGERYHLPDFRRGSQPKGMHEIFNHAHSSLRCTIERTFGCWKSRWRMLSTMPNFSYHKQVQIVVASMAIHNFIRNHAIKDLEFQPYDDNEDLLPSDCLEINEPQEELSAEQSQILGNRKMDILRDHIASQLIAR
- the LOC120104936 gene encoding protein ALP1-like isoform X2; this encodes MGSIDNSSEENYSSEDEIVDDDNYNILLTATVGMVTEYYTKYIEKEPCRTSYQTGYKFVSEILHGNPYRCQQQFQMEKHVFINLCMELKIKYGLKASRYIPVEELVSMFLMILGHGFGNRMVQERFQHSGETVSRYFTHVLNAVLRMSKDIISPLDKEFKNIPSKIRDDHRWWPYFKDCIGAIDGTHIPVKISPSKQVPYIGRKGIPTQNVMACCDFDMRFTFVCAGWEGTAHDTRIFLDAIHKKELQFPHPPRGKYYLVDAGYPHMLGYMGPYKGERYHLPDFRRGSQPKGMHEIFNHAHSSLRCTIERTFGCWKSRWRMLSTMPNFSYHKQVQIVVASMAIHNFIRNHAIKDLEFQPYDDNEDLLPSDCLEINEPQEELSAEQSQILGNRKMDILRDHIASQLIAR